The genomic DNA TCTTCGTCGAGGACGAGCAGCGGCGTGCCGTACTTCTGAGTGAGGGTGGTGGAGCGAATGCCGGAGAGGATCAGCGTCCCGTCGGCGTCGCGGGCTGCGGATACCGGCCAAACGCCCTCTGCGAGGTCGTTCGCGTCGTCGGGCACGACGAGCCAGTCCGGCGCGAGCGGGTTGGCAGGGGAAAGCACAGAGCACCAATCGTCGGACGGAGCGCGTCACGGGATCGCGCACTTCGAGGTTGCCCCCGATTCTATGGCACCGGCAGAAGCGCTTCCCTCACGGTGACGCCTCGCGTCAAGCCCCCTGCGACAGCCGCTCCGCGACTCCTAGGCTGAGCGGTGATGAACACCGAATCGCGCGCTCCGTCATCCTCGTCGCCCGGACTCATTCCGCGGACGACCGCCGCCGTCGTCCGCTGGGCGCTCGCACGCAAGCCGGTGCGGGCGGTGCTCCTCTACATCGAGCGGCACGGACCGATGCTCGCAGACAGCATCACGTACCGCACGCTGTTCAGTGTCTTCGCCGCGGTGCTGCTCGGCTTCTCGATCGCGTCGCTCTGGCTCTCGGGAAACGAAGTCGCGTGGAACGCGATCGTGAACGCCGTGAGCTCGGCCGTTCCCGGGCTGTTCGGCGAGGACGGGGTCATCGATCCGGAGGAGCTCCGTCGGGCGCCGCTCGGATTCTCGTTGACGGGAATCGTCTCCCTGATCGCATTGGTCGGTGCTGCTCTCGGCGCGATCGGCTCGCTCAGGACGGGGATCAGGGCGCTCGCCGACACGCTCGATGACGATGTGCTCTGGATCTGGGTGATCCTTCGCAACATCACGCTCGCTCTCGGCATCGCCGCATCCTTCGTGGCAGCTGCCTTCCTGACATTCTCCGGCCGCCTCGCTGTCGACTGGGTCACTGGAGTACTCGGAGTCCCCGCGGACTCCGACCTTGCCGGGTGGGGCGTCAGGGCGGTGTCGATGCTGGTGGTCTTCCTGCTCGACGTCGCCATGATCGCCGGTGTCTTCCTGGTGCTGTCCGGGGTTCGCCCCTCAGCACGCGCCCTCTGGCCCGGCGCTCTGCTGGGTGGGGCCGGAATGCTCGTGCTCCAGGAGCTTTCCGGCCTCTTCGTCCGTGGCGCATCAGCCAACCCGCTTCTGGCGTCGTTCGCGTCGCTGCTCGCACTGCTGATCTGGTTCAACCTCACCGCACAGGTGACGCTATTGTCCTGCGCGTACATCATCACCGGCGTCGAGGAGGAGCGCGACCGCGTTCATGAACGCTTCGGTGCGCAGACGTTCGCGCAGCGCGGGGTGCAGCGGGCCGAGCGCGCTGTCGGATTGGCCACAGCGACGTTGCGCGCGGCGCAGAAGGCCGAACGCGCCGAACGCGCAGGCATGCACGTCGAAACCGGCTCCGATGGAGAACGTCCGTGACGCAGGCGCGTCACGCCACGTCGACGAAGATCGGGTTGGCGTAGAACCACGTGTCCTTCCACGGGTCGGCGTCGCTGTCGCCGTGGACGATGGGTCCGGTGGGATCGACGGCGGCGCCGTGGTATCCGGCCCCGTTGCGGTTGCCGTCGCTTCCGCGGAACCGGACGTAGAACGGCCGATCGACCCGCTCGAAGACGTGCGTCAGGGTGAACGTGCCGCGGGTGCCCGTCGTGTCGAACTGCCGTACGACGCGCGTCTCGGGGGCGCGAACCGTGTCGGCGTCCGAGACTGCGCCCATGACCGGACCGGCGATGAGGTCGACGTGAGCGAGCTCGGGGAGGATCCCCGCCGCATTCACGTAGTCGGTCGTCGTCACGGTGATCGTCACCACCACATCCTGCCCGCGTCGCGCAGCGAGTCGCCCGCCGAGAGTGACGCCGCGACCCGCCGCGTTGCCCCAGCCGCCGCCTGCTCCGTTGCCGCGGCCCGCACCCTTGCCTGGCATGTCGGCGCGGGCTCGCACGTCCAATCCGCCCAGCAGATGACCGTGGTCGACCCACATGCGCCCGCGGCGCATCGCCTCGAGCACGCCCGCGTATGTGCGCGTCGCGACGCCGGTGTGAAGGCGCGAGAACTGTCCTGGCCAGAAGTCGCTTCCGCCTTGGGGAGCGCCGGTGTCCACCGGGTCGGGGCGCTTGCCGAGAACGGCCCATCGGTCGAACTCGCTCGGCAGACTCGCGTAGGGCTCGCCCGCCGGGTAGTCGCCGGTCACCCATGTGTCCTTCACGGTGAGGTGGTTGTCGGAGTTCGATGTGATCCAGTAGGGCTTGCCTTCAGCCAACAATGCGTCCCAAAGGCCTCCGACCGTGGCAGTCGCCCAGTCGAATCCGCCGTACGGGCGGTAGGCGTCGGCAGGGTACCCTGGCCAGCTGTCGGGGCGCGGGGAGTTGACGTACTCGCCGCGCTGATCGCCAGGACCGGAATACTGGCCGACGGCCGAGCCCTGCGCGCCCGGGGCTCCCTCCATGCCGATCATGATGTCTGGGTCGGCATCGCGCCAGACTCGCAACTCGTGCGGAGAGTCGATGCCGAGCCGCATCGGGTGATTGGCGAGCACCACCGCGTCGTCGATGACTCCGGCGCGCTTCTGCGCTCCGAGCCACGCGATCGCCTCGGCAGCCCGGCGCTCGAACTCGGCCGCCTGCGCCTCCCCCACTGGCTTGTCCCAGCCGTTGAGCTTGCCGTCCCATGCCAGCTCGAATGCCCGCAGTACTCGGGCGTCCGCGGCTCCGGGGGCGACGAGCACCGTGGCGTGCTCGGCCGCCGGGATGTACCACTCCAGCCCCTGGAAGATGAGCATGCCGCGCCCGTCACGCTCCAGCTGAAGCTGCTCGCGCGCTGCGGGAAGGCCGCGTTCAGCGTGGGCGAAGTTGCTGTGCTCGGTGAACGCGAGCCAATCGACGCCGTAGCGCTGCGCGGCGTCGAGCTGCTGGGTGACCCGGTACTTCGCGTCGTGGCTGAACTGCGTGTGCACGTGGTGGTCACCCACCAACCAGGCGAGCTGCGGATCGCCGACAGGCGGCCGCATGGCGACGCTGGCCGCTGCCGACGAGGTGCCCGTCGCACCGACAACAGCCGACAGCGCACCGGCGGCCAGCGCGATGCCGGCGGTCCGGAGCATGTCGCGACGCGAGAATCCGAGCCGATGCAGTTCGGCGTCCGCGTCGATCGGGAGGGCGCCGTGAGGGTCGTGATCGCACATGGGGGTATTCCTTCAGAGTGTGGGGACGCTCCGGAGGTTAATAACCGCAGATGGACAGCATGGAAACATCGGATGTCCTTCGGACAACCGCGGTGCCCGAAGGTGTGTCCTGCCTAGGGGCAGACGCCCGGATCCAGAAGCGCCGGATCGGTCGAGATCGCGCCGTTCACATCGACGTCGATCACGGCCTCGGTCCCCTCGATCTTCAGTCCTGCAAGGGTGAGGCCCGCCGGCAGCTGATCGGCGATGCACAGCTGTTGAGTCTGGGTGAACGGAGCGGCGAGCGAACCGAAACGATCGTTCAGCTGCTGCGCATCGAGGACCACCCCACCCAGCGTCGCCGACACCGGGGTCATCGTCACATCGCCGTCCTTCGCGCCAGGAGTGAGGGTCAGAGACACGTCGATGCTCGTGCCGAAAAGACTGATCGAACCCGAGGCGATCGCATTCGGGGCTTCGAGTGCCAGCGACTCGATCGGCAGTTCGGAGCGCGCCAGGAGCGTCGTGAGCTCGGCCTGATCGATGCGCACGGTACCGTTCGCCGACGCGAGGTCGCCACCGCGCAGCGGGATGCCGGTGGCGGTGACGTCCGCCGCACCGGTGATGCCCTCCAGCGTCACGCGATCGCTCGAGAGGTGGAGCTCGTCGAGACGCCCAGCGATGAGCTGAGGCAGCAGGATGCCGCCCGCCTCGACGTCCAACTGCTGATCGGCCGGCAGGTCCAGCTGCTCGATCACCATGCCGCGGACGATGCCGGGAAGCACGCTGCGCGCGATGAACTCGGCGGCCACGACGAGCAGCGCCAGCAGCACGGCGAGGACGAGGAGCACCCACGGCCAACGACGGCGCTTCGCCGGCACCGCCGCATCCACCTTCCCAGGGATCACCAGCGTCGGATGCTCCACTGCCGAGTCCGGGTAGGGAAGAGTGTGATTGTCATCGCTCATGCTGACATCCTCCCCCACCGACGACCGACTACATGCGCTCCGGAGCCGAGACGCCGAGCAGGTCGAGTCCGTTGCGGAGCACCTGACCTGCGGCGTCGTTGAGCCAGAGCCTCGTGCGGTGCACGTTCTCGATCGGGTCATCGCCCTGCGGAATGACCCGGCAATTGTCGTACCAGCGGTGATAGAGCCCCGCGAGCTCCTCGAGGTAGCGGGCGACACGGTGCGGCTCGCGCACCTCGGCGGAGAACGCGACGATACGGGGGAACTCCTGGAGCGCGCCGAGGAGCGCGCTCTCGGTCTCGTGAGTGAGCAACTCGGGGACGAACTCGGAGCGGTCGACGCCTGAATCGGCCGCGTTGCGGGCGACGTTGTGGGTGCGGGCGTGCGCGTACTGCACGTAGAACACCGGGTTGTCGTTGGTGCGCTTCTGCAGCAGCTCGGGGTCGAGGGCGAGCGGCGAATCGGCAGGGGAACGCTCCAGCGAGTAGCGCAGGGCGTCCGTGCCCAGCCACTCACGCAGATCGTCCATCTCGATGATGTTGCCCGCACGCTTGCTGAGGCGCGCGCCGCCGACAGACACCAGCTGCCCGATGAGCACCTCGACGTCCTTGTCCGGATCGTCGCCGGCAGCGCCGGCGAGCGCCTTCAGCCGATGCACGTACCCGTGATGATCGGCGCCGAGCAGGTAGATCTTGTGCGCGAAACCGCGGTCGCCCTTGTTCAGGTAGTACGCGGCATCGGCGGCGAAGTAGGTGTACTCGCCGTTCGAGCGACGGATGACGCGGTCCTTGTCGTCCCCGAAGTCGGTGGTG from Microbacterium sp. LWO13-1.2 includes the following:
- a CDS encoding PHP domain-containing protein — its product is MCDHDPHGALPIDADAELHRLGFSRRDMLRTAGIALAAGALSAVVGATGTSSAAASVAMRPPVGDPQLAWLVGDHHVHTQFSHDAKYRVTQQLDAAQRYGVDWLAFTEHSNFAHAERGLPAAREQLQLERDGRGMLIFQGLEWYIPAAEHATVLVAPGAADARVLRAFELAWDGKLNGWDKPVGEAQAAEFERRAAEAIAWLGAQKRAGVIDDAVVLANHPMRLGIDSPHELRVWRDADPDIMIGMEGAPGAQGSAVGQYSGPGDQRGEYVNSPRPDSWPGYPADAYRPYGGFDWATATVGGLWDALLAEGKPYWITSNSDNHLTVKDTWVTGDYPAGEPYASLPSEFDRWAVLGKRPDPVDTGAPQGGSDFWPGQFSRLHTGVATRTYAGVLEAMRRGRMWVDHGHLLGGLDVRARADMPGKGAGRGNGAGGGWGNAAGRGVTLGGRLAARRGQDVVVTITVTTTDYVNAAGILPELAHVDLIAGPVMGAVSDADTVRAPETRVVRQFDTTGTRGTFTLTHVFERVDRPFYVRFRGSDGNRNGAGYHGAAVDPTGPIVHGDSDADPWKDTWFYANPIFVDVA
- a CDS encoding DUF2993 domain-containing protein, giving the protein MSDDNHTLPYPDSAVEHPTLVIPGKVDAAVPAKRRRWPWVLLVLAVLLALLVVAAEFIARSVLPGIVRGMVIEQLDLPADQQLDVEAGGILLPQLIAGRLDELHLSSDRVTLEGITGAADVTATGIPLRGGDLASANGTVRIDQAELTTLLARSELPIESLALEAPNAIASGSISLFGTSIDVSLTLTPGAKDGDVTMTPVSATLGGVVLDAQQLNDRFGSLAAPFTQTQQLCIADQLPAGLTLAGLKIEGTEAVIDVDVNGAISTDPALLDPGVCP
- a CDS encoding YihY/virulence factor BrkB family protein gives rise to the protein MNTESRAPSSSSPGLIPRTTAAVVRWALARKPVRAVLLYIERHGPMLADSITYRTLFSVFAAVLLGFSIASLWLSGNEVAWNAIVNAVSSAVPGLFGEDGVIDPEELRRAPLGFSLTGIVSLIALVGAALGAIGSLRTGIRALADTLDDDVLWIWVILRNITLALGIAASFVAAAFLTFSGRLAVDWVTGVLGVPADSDLAGWGVRAVSMLVVFLLDVAMIAGVFLVLSGVRPSARALWPGALLGGAGMLVLQELSGLFVRGASANPLLASFASLLALLIWFNLTAQVTLLSCAYIITGVEEERDRVHERFGAQTFAQRGVQRAERAVGLATATLRAAQKAERAERAGMHVETGSDGERP